The Paracoccus sp. MBLB3053 genome contains the following window.
GGTCGGGCTTGAGGAATTCCGGTTTCACATCGCCTTCGCTCAGGCCGTAGGCCTCGAGGATGATGCGTGCGTCGACAAGCGTTCCCGAGCCCGGTTCATCGAGAGAGACGCGCTTGCCCTTCAAGTCCGCCACGCTCGCGATCCCCGATTCCGCCGATGCGACCAGATGGATGCTTTCGGGATAGAGGTTCGCGATCAGGCGCAGCTTCTCGACTGCCGGCTGGCCTTCCCACAGCCCGGTTCCGGTCTGGGCCCAATAGGCAACGTCAGATTGCGTAAAGCCGGACTCGAGCTGGCCGCCGTTGATGGCATTGATGTTGCCGACCGACCCGTTCGAGGCGACCGCCGTGGCGACAAGTCCCGGCACCCCGCAAGAGCCGCCATCTTCGCAGGCGCGCGAACCGGGTGGGTTCGAGATCGCATTCGCGATCAGGCCGCCGATCGGGTAATAGGTGCCAGCAGTGCCGCCGGTTCCGATCCGGAAAAACGACATTTCCTGCGCCGTTGCACCCTGAGCCAGAATTCCGACCGCAGCGGCGATCCCGAGAATGAAACGTTTGTTCACGTCTTCCTCCTGTTGAAGTCCGCCGCACACTAACATGAAGCGACAAAAAGAGAGAAGACTCACTAACATAGCTCATACAGTGAGGGTCAGGATAACCCTGCATTATGATGACCATTACACATTAGAAATTAATATGATCGACGCAGTAAGCTAGTAACGTAGTCAATGCGCGAGTCACCGAAAGCCACTGCCCGCTGTGGGTAATGGACCCAGGCCGCGAGTTAGCCGAAGGAAGCACTCATGGACGATAAGATCGTGAAAACCGGAGGCGGCTGCCCCGTCATGCACGGGACCAACCGCAACACCCGTGCCAGCGCCCGTTCCAACCGCGAATGGTGGCCGAACCAGCTGAACCTGAAGATCCTGCACCAGGACAATGTGCAGTTGAACCCGCTGGGCGAGTCGTTCAACTATGCGGAAGAGTTCAAGAAGCTCGACATCGCGGCCGTCAAGGCCGACCTGCGCAAGGTGATGAACGACAGCAAGGATTGGTGGCCCGCCGACTGGGGTCACTATGGTCCGCTGTTCATCCGCATGGCCTGGCATAGCGCCGGGACCTATCGCACCGCCGATGGCCGCGGCGGCGCGCGCTCGGGCGCGCAGCGCTTCGCCCCGCTGAACTCATGGCCCGACAACGTCAACCTCGACAAGGCCCGCCGCCTGATCTGGCCGATCAAGCAGAAATACGGCAACAGCATCAGCTGGGCCGACCTGCTGATCCTGACCGGCAATGTCGCGCTTGAATCGATGGGCTTCAAAACCTTCGGCTTTGCCGGTGGCCGCCCCGACGTGTGGGAGCCGCTTGAGGACATCTATTGGGGTTCCGAGGTCGAATGGCTTGCACTGAGCGGATCGGAAGGAAGCCGCTATTCTGGTGAGCGTGAGCTGGAAAGCCCGCTGGCTGCCGTGCAGATGGGCCTGATCTATGTCAACCCGGAAGGCCCCGACGGCAATCCCGACCCGGTCCTTGCGGCCAAGGACATCCGCGAGACCTTCGGTCGCATGGCCATGAATGACGAGGAAACCGTCGCGCTGATCGCCGGTGGCCACACCTTCGGCAAATGTCACGGCGCGGGCGAAGCCAGCCATGTCACCGCCGATCCGGAAGGCGCCGCGATCGAGCTGCAGGGCTTCGGCTGGAACAGCACCTTTGGCAGCGGAAGCGGCGCAGATGCGATCTCGTCGGGCCTCGAAGTGGTCTGGACCCAGACCCCGACCGAGTGGAGCCACGGCTTCTTCCGCAACCTGTTCGAATATGAATGGGAGCTGACGAAATCCCCCGCGGGCGCGCATCAGTGGAAACCCAAGGGCGATGCCGGCGCCGGCACCGTGCCGGACGCGCATGATCCGACCAAGCGCATCGCGCCTTCGATGCTGACAACGGACCTCTCGCTGCGCTTCGATCCGATCTACGAAAAGATCTCGCGCCGCTTCTACGAGAACCCCGAGGAATTCGCGGATGCCTTCGCCCGCGCCTGGTTCAAGCTGACCCACCGCGACATGGGGCCGAAGGTCCTGTATCTGGGACCGGAAGTTCCGGCCGAAGACCTGATCTGGCAGGACGTGATCCCGACCCCGGATTACCCGCTGATCGACGCAGCCGACGTGGCCGATCTGAAGGCCAAGGTTCTGGCCTCGGGCGTGACGCTTTCGGAACTGATCCAGACCGCCTGGGCCTCGGCCTCGACCTTCCGCGGCTCGGACTATCGCGGCGGCGCGAATGGCGCCCGCATCCGCCTGGCCCCGCAGAAGGATTGGGAAGCCAACCAGCCCGAGCAGTTGGCACGTGTCCTGTCGGTCCTGGAAGGCATCAAGGCCGAATTCGACGCCAAGAGCGAGAAGAAGGTCTCGATGGCCGACCTGATCGTCCTGGCGGGCGACGCGGCTGTCGAAGCTGGCGCCAAAGCCGCCGGACACGATCTTGCGATCGAGTTCTTCCCGGGCCGTGGCGATGCCACCCAGGAGCAGACCGATGTCGAAAGCTTCGACTGGATGGAACCTCTGGCCGACGGCTTCCGCAACTATCAGCGCCAGCAGTTCTCGGTTGCGGCCGAGGAGCTGTTGATCGATCGCGCCCAGTTGCTGCAACTGACCGCGCCCGAGATGACGGTTCTGATCGGTGGTCTACGGGCTCTGAACGCCAATTATGGCGGCACGGGTCATGGCGTCCTGACCGACCGTCCGGGCCAGCTGACGAATGATTTCTTCGTCAACCTGCTTGGCATGGATACTGTCTGGAAGGCTCAGTCCGATGCTCAGGACGTGTTCGACGGCACCGACCGCACTACCGGCGCGCCGAAATGGACCGCGACCCGCGTCGATCTGGTCTTCGGATCGAACTCGCAGTTGCGCGCCATTGCCGAGATCTATGCCCAGGACGACGCGACCGAGAAATTCGTCGCCGACTTCGCAAAGGCGTGGTCGAAGGTGATGAACGCCGATCGCTTCGACATCCGGAAGTGATTGCTGATCCGTGGCTCGCCTGCGGGCCGCCACGGACGGCATGACAAAATCAGCGCGCGCCGCAAGGCGCGCGCCCATCCTTTTGGAAGGCCTTTCTGGATAGTCGCGAATGCATTCAGACCATTAGGCCGATTTCCTAAAGCAACATCTCAACAAGGGCCCGGCACAGAACTGGCCGAGACCGGCGCGCAGCGACAGTCATGCAGACACCAATGGCCAGAAAGCCGATACCTGAAGGGTGGTTGGTGATTTGACAGGGCCTGACGTAGCGATCTGGGCGTATGGCTGTTGTGATATCGGACCCATCGCGCTATCTCGCGCGCGAATTGTGACCAGCAGATGACGGGCGTGTGACGCGTGACCAATACCGATGAACGACTTCGCGCCCCGACCGGACCGCGAAACCAGTGGAAGACGCTCGACAAGGATCTCGGGCGGATCGTCTCGATCGAGATGGCGGCTGCACGTCTGTCGCGCCCCCTGGTGGCGCCGGGACTTGCGCTGCTTTTCGTCGTCGTCGTGGCCATTGCGGCCCTGGCCCTGATCGGCGCAAGCGGAAGTAGCCTGATCATCGTCGGCGCTGCCGTCATCGCAGCCTATATGGCGCTGAACATCGGCGCCAACGACGTGGCCAACAACATGGGCCCGGCTGTCGGTGCCAAGGCACTGACCATGGGATCGGCGCTGATCATCGCCGCGATCTGTGAAACGGCCGGGGCCTTGATTGCTGGCGGAGATGTGGTCACGACGATTTCCTCGGGCATCGTATCGCCAGAGGTCGTCGCGGATTCGTCTACTTTCGTCTGGCTGATGCTGTCTGCATTGATCGCGGCGGCATTGTGGATCAACATTGCCACGCTTTTCGGAGCGCCTGTTTCGACGACGCATTCGGTGGTGGGTGGCGTCGTCGGCGCCGGCATAATGGCCGCGGGCTTCGGCGTCGTCGATTGGGGCAAGATGTCGGGGATCGCGGCAAGCTGGGTCATCTCTCCGGTCCTGGGCGGCGTCATAGCCGCGGCGATGCTCGCCTTCATCAAGGCAAAGATCGCCTATGTCGATGACAAGATTGCCGCGGCCCGCCGCTGGGTCCCGGTCCTGATCGGTGTCATGGGTGGCGTTTTCGCCACCTATCTTGCGATGAAGGGCCTGCGCCGGATATTTCCAGTCGACGCTGGAACCGCCCTCTGGATCGGCTTCGCGGTCGGTATCGCGTCCTGGCTGGCGGCACGGCCGCTCATCGCCTACCAGTCGAAGGGTCTCGAAAACCGCAAGAAGTCGCTCCGCGCGCTTTTCGCGCTGCCGCTGGTCATTTCTGCGGCGCTTCTTTCCTTCGCCCATGGGGCCAATGATGTCGCCAATGCGGTGGGGCCGCTGGCCGCTGTCGTTCACACCGTGCAGGCGGGGGATATTTCGGCGCAGGTCGCGATCCCGAGCTGGGTGATGATCATCGGCGCATTGGGGATTTCCTTGGGCCTGATGCTGTTCGGCCCCAAATTGATCACGATGGTGGGTGACCAGATCACCAAGCTGAACCCGATGCGTGCCTATTGCGT
Protein-coding sequences here:
- a CDS encoding TAXI family TRAP transporter solute-binding subunit, which gives rise to MNKRFILGIAAAVGILAQGATAQEMSFFRIGTGGTAGTYYPIGGLIANAISNPPGSRACEDGGSCGVPGLVATAVASNGSVGNINAINGGQLESGFTQSDVAYWAQTGTGLWEGQPAVEKLRLIANLYPESIHLVASAESGIASVADLKGKRVSLDEPGSGTLVDARIILEAYGLSEGDVKPEFLKPDQAADRMRDGAMDAFFFVGGYPAGAIAELASQHDIKLVPIEGEAADKLREKYTFFAADSFPAGTYNGQDGDVATISVGAQMVTSADQPEELIYNITKAIYNDNTQKLFAAGHAKGKLITLDNATEGAGIPWHPGAEKFYKEAGKLE
- the katG gene encoding catalase/peroxidase HPI, producing MDDKIVKTGGGCPVMHGTNRNTRASARSNREWWPNQLNLKILHQDNVQLNPLGESFNYAEEFKKLDIAAVKADLRKVMNDSKDWWPADWGHYGPLFIRMAWHSAGTYRTADGRGGARSGAQRFAPLNSWPDNVNLDKARRLIWPIKQKYGNSISWADLLILTGNVALESMGFKTFGFAGGRPDVWEPLEDIYWGSEVEWLALSGSEGSRYSGERELESPLAAVQMGLIYVNPEGPDGNPDPVLAAKDIRETFGRMAMNDEETVALIAGGHTFGKCHGAGEASHVTADPEGAAIELQGFGWNSTFGSGSGADAISSGLEVVWTQTPTEWSHGFFRNLFEYEWELTKSPAGAHQWKPKGDAGAGTVPDAHDPTKRIAPSMLTTDLSLRFDPIYEKISRRFYENPEEFADAFARAWFKLTHRDMGPKVLYLGPEVPAEDLIWQDVIPTPDYPLIDAADVADLKAKVLASGVTLSELIQTAWASASTFRGSDYRGGANGARIRLAPQKDWEANQPEQLARVLSVLEGIKAEFDAKSEKKVSMADLIVLAGDAAVEAGAKAAGHDLAIEFFPGRGDATQEQTDVESFDWMEPLADGFRNYQRQQFSVAAEELLIDRAQLLQLTAPEMTVLIGGLRALNANYGGTGHGVLTDRPGQLTNDFFVNLLGMDTVWKAQSDAQDVFDGTDRTTGAPKWTATRVDLVFGSNSQLRAIAEIYAQDDATEKFVADFAKAWSKVMNADRFDIRK
- a CDS encoding inorganic phosphate transporter, with the translated sequence MTNTDERLRAPTGPRNQWKTLDKDLGRIVSIEMAAARLSRPLVAPGLALLFVVVVAIAALALIGASGSSLIIVGAAVIAAYMALNIGANDVANNMGPAVGAKALTMGSALIIAAICETAGALIAGGDVVTTISSGIVSPEVVADSSTFVWLMLSALIAAALWINIATLFGAPVSTTHSVVGGVVGAGIMAAGFGVVDWGKMSGIAASWVISPVLGGVIAAAMLAFIKAKIAYVDDKIAAARRWVPVLIGVMGGVFATYLAMKGLRRIFPVDAGTALWIGFAVGIASWLAARPLIAYQSKGLENRKKSLRALFALPLVISAALLSFAHGANDVANAVGPLAAVVHTVQAGDISAQVAIPSWVMIIGALGISLGLMLFGPKLITMVGDQITKLNPMRAYCVALSAAVTVIIASWLGLPVSSTHIAVGGIFGVGFFREWHAEKRARMLGLQKGKVVPADERRRRKLVRRSHAVTVAAAWVITVPFSAILSAGVFFVMSQFALN